Proteins from one Arsenophonus apicola genomic window:
- a CDS encoding iron-siderophore ABC transporter substrate-binding protein yields the protein MVLLQQRLASYKMGLTVPLMWLIILLTACDKPPVVTNLSSDTIGYPKTIITALGKAEINQQPQRIVALGSGSEDILLALGIVPIAIESHYWGGDAQGYLPWFKEEIERRGARLPVIIEMYPELDIEKIIKLKPDLILATQSGITQEDFNSLSYFAPVVAYPDKPWQTTSQQQIKLIANALDKQQQGKKLSAELDAMLVATGHRIPNIQNYQFAYIKAGTTANSLSIYVKNDPRVDTLVHIGLSLLPLAKTVTASFGNFAVNIGLENADLLNDADILLTWYNSEKERQETESQPLFQSIRAVRQGVYMPLTDQALVMSMSYGSPLSLRWGLPKFMSLLQQELAKHDKP from the coding sequence ATGGTACTGCTGCAACAACGATTAGCATCTTATAAAATGGGGCTCACAGTGCCATTAATGTGGCTGATAATTTTATTAACTGCTTGTGATAAACCGCCGGTAGTAACAAATTTATCGTCAGATACTATCGGCTATCCCAAAACGATTATTACTGCGCTAGGAAAAGCAGAAATTAACCAACAGCCGCAACGGATTGTGGCATTGGGAAGTGGTAGCGAGGATATCTTATTAGCACTCGGGATCGTGCCTATAGCGATTGAATCACATTATTGGGGTGGCGATGCGCAAGGATATTTACCCTGGTTTAAGGAAGAAATTGAGCGGCGCGGCGCCCGATTACCCGTGATTATTGAAATGTATCCAGAATTGGATATAGAAAAAATTATTAAATTAAAACCTGATTTAATTCTGGCAACCCAATCAGGCATCACACAAGAGGATTTTAATTCTTTATCTTATTTTGCGCCTGTGGTCGCCTATCCAGATAAACCATGGCAGACAACATCACAACAGCAAATTAAATTAATTGCTAATGCCTTGGATAAACAACAGCAGGGAAAAAAATTGAGCGCTGAACTTGATGCAATGTTAGTCGCAACCGGCCATCGCATCCCTAATATACAAAACTATCAGTTTGCCTATATTAAGGCTGGGACAACAGCCAATAGTTTGTCCATTTATGTAAAAAATGATCCGCGAGTGGATACCTTGGTTCATATTGGTTTGTCATTATTGCCATTGGCAAAAACAGTCACCGCCTCCTTTGGTAATTTTGCTGTCAATATTGGTCTGGAAAATGCCGACTTACTGAATGATGCTGATATTTTGTTAACCTGGTATAACAGCGAAAAAGAGCGACAAGAAACTGAATCTCAACCGCTATTCCAATCGATACGGGCAGTTCGTCAGGGAGTCTATATGCCATTAACGGATCAAGCGTTGGTCATGTCGATGTCGTATGGCTCGCCTCTTAGTTTACGCTGGGGATTACCAAAATTTATGTCATTACTACAGCAGGAGCTAGCCAAGCATGATAAACCCTAA
- a CDS encoding FecCD family ABC transporter permease gives MINPKRRITRVLGLLLMLLLTCLCILVSLSFGSKPVPLSAIWQHYCSNSQVNYYDLVINARESRTFIGLMAGAALALAGAVAQGLLRNPLGDPGLLGINAGAAAAVVFCSFVPVLTNVSHFWAAFIGASLSTLLFYFMSGSSRNTNPVRLILTGVAINACLLALVQGIILIHPQAMDNYRFWIMGALNSTSLTEASWLIPYLLVAITLTFSLSAALNIMVFGDGIVHSLGGNVARTRLLSLLSVSMLAAVATAMAGPIAFIGLAAPHLMRAWIGSDFRWLLPYSMFAGSCLLLISDVIARLVIAPEEVMVGIITALVGAPLLYWVAKKPTDSRMVE, from the coding sequence ATGATAAACCCTAAGCGACGAATTACCCGCGTGTTGGGATTACTATTAATGTTGCTATTAACCTGCCTTTGTATTTTGGTCAGTCTAAGTTTTGGTTCAAAGCCCGTGCCGTTATCAGCAATTTGGCAACATTATTGCTCTAACAGTCAGGTTAATTATTATGATTTAGTCATTAACGCTCGAGAATCCCGTACCTTTATTGGGTTAATGGCCGGTGCAGCATTAGCGTTAGCAGGCGCAGTAGCGCAAGGATTGCTGCGTAATCCGCTTGGTGATCCCGGTTTATTAGGCATTAATGCCGGTGCCGCCGCCGCAGTTGTTTTTTGCTCTTTTGTTCCTGTATTAACCAATGTCTCTCATTTTTGGGCTGCTTTTATTGGCGCTAGTTTATCAACTTTACTGTTTTATTTTATGAGTGGTAGTAGCCGTAATACTAACCCGGTAAGACTAATCTTAACAGGTGTAGCTATTAATGCTTGTTTACTAGCGTTAGTGCAGGGCATTATTTTAATCCACCCGCAAGCGATGGATAATTACCGTTTTTGGATCATGGGTGCTTTAAATTCAACATCATTAACTGAGGCTAGTTGGCTAATCCCCTATTTATTAGTGGCTATCACCTTAACATTTTCATTGAGTGCGGCATTAAATATTATGGTTTTTGGTGATGGTATTGTGCACTCTTTGGGGGGGAATGTTGCGCGTACACGTCTATTATCGCTGTTAAGTGTTAGCATGCTAGCCGCTGTTGCCACCGCAATGGCTGGGCCAATTGCTTTTATCGGTTTGGCGGCGCCCCATTTAATGCGAGCCTGGATAGGCAGTGATTTTCGCTGGCTATTGCCTTATAGCATGTTTGCGGGTTCATGTTTGTTGTTAATCTCTGATGTGATAGCACGGTTAGTGATTGCACCAGAAGAGGTGATGGTGGGTATTATCACTGCCCTAGTTGGTGCTCCTTTGCTTTATTGGGTAGCTAAAAAACCAACTGATAGCAGAATGGTAGAGTAA